Proteins encoded together in one Bradyrhizobium sp. CB82 window:
- a CDS encoding HWE histidine kinase domain-containing protein: MVRLGFIIGFIALLGILLSGLAAYRVHDQELTIDRIALARAIDVHASLVQDRLTERELLARVASGLFRTPAVIKPNMLEPLRSAIYAFKTDFVVASWIARLKPAELSAAQAALSSAGFPNSSIRDYDDTPLDTTKITQPINVLMDLEPRSEETKALPGRSFDQDTVRGAMLARAMAEKKSVASDPVPLLRPNGPIGIIVAAPVIPEGAAEPAGFITFSYELASLMLTNDDMSLFSVALRDPRATGSELIANDQGVVSARTVSQDGPQPSSTRTVGFGGRDWQLSYFAKTNSARRAEQTAVIVAAIGFAITAMVCGLFGYVAYNNLRLSREIQVRIGFERRLTAVIDELNHRVKNILAVIQSIVTRTLRHGSDIDVARELLIGRIHAMSNVVSLLSESQWQGVKLKGLFEARAIPHADRIAISGPDIAVSARAAQSLSLLFFELASHSDEGLSLVGKHPHITANWTVTGEEPDTVFHFRWEEFNTSEATRRADSDFGLILLDRVAPEALGGAAKRYFTDVSYVYELTAPMETVVDMTERDRTEKFSAPVRPVR, encoded by the coding sequence GTGGTTCGGCTCGGATTCATCATCGGTTTTATCGCGCTGCTCGGGATACTGCTCTCCGGGCTCGCGGCCTATCGCGTCCACGATCAGGAGCTGACGATCGATCGTATCGCGCTGGCCCGCGCGATCGACGTTCATGCAAGCCTGGTGCAGGACCGCCTGACCGAGCGCGAGCTTCTGGCGCGCGTCGCCTCCGGCCTATTCCGCACGCCTGCCGTGATCAAGCCGAACATGCTGGAGCCGCTTCGCTCGGCCATTTATGCCTTCAAGACCGACTTCGTGGTCGCCTCCTGGATCGCCCGGCTCAAACCGGCGGAGCTGAGCGCGGCGCAGGCGGCGCTCAGCTCCGCCGGCTTCCCCAATTCGAGCATCCGCGACTATGACGACACGCCGCTCGACACCACGAAGATCACCCAGCCGATCAACGTGCTGATGGATCTCGAGCCGCGCAGCGAGGAGACCAAGGCGCTGCCCGGCCGCAGCTTCGATCAGGACACCGTGCGCGGCGCGATGCTGGCGCGCGCCATGGCCGAAAAGAAGTCGGTCGCCTCGGACCCGGTGCCGCTACTCCGTCCGAACGGACCCATCGGTATCATCGTGGCCGCGCCCGTCATCCCCGAAGGCGCGGCGGAGCCTGCCGGGTTCATCACGTTTTCCTACGAGCTCGCCTCGCTGATGTTGACCAACGACGACATGTCGCTGTTCTCGGTGGCATTGCGCGACCCGCGCGCGACCGGCAGCGAGCTGATCGCCAACGATCAGGGCGTCGTCAGCGCACGGACTGTCTCGCAGGATGGTCCGCAGCCGTCCTCGACGCGCACGGTCGGCTTCGGCGGCCGCGACTGGCAGCTCAGCTACTTCGCCAAGACCAACTCGGCGCGGCGCGCCGAGCAGACCGCCGTCATCGTCGCGGCGATTGGCTTTGCGATCACGGCGATGGTGTGCGGTCTGTTCGGCTATGTCGCCTACAACAATTTGAGGCTCAGCCGCGAAATCCAGGTGCGGATCGGTTTCGAGCGCCGGTTGACGGCCGTCATCGACGAGCTGAATCATCGCGTGAAGAACATTCTGGCGGTCATCCAGTCGATCGTGACGCGCACGCTACGCCACGGCTCCGACATCGACGTTGCGCGTGAACTGCTGATCGGGCGCATCCATGCGATGTCCAACGTGGTTTCGCTGCTCAGCGAAAGCCAGTGGCAGGGCGTGAAGCTGAAGGGCCTGTTCGAGGCGCGCGCCATTCCGCATGCTGATCGCATCGCCATCAGCGGGCCCGACATCGCGGTCAGCGCGCGCGCCGCGCAGAGCCTGTCGCTGCTGTTCTTCGAACTCGCCTCGCATTCCGACGAGGGCCTGTCGCTGGTCGGCAAGCATCCGCACATCACCGCGAACTGGACGGTGACGGGCGAGGAGCCCGATACGGTCTTCCATTTCCGCTGGGAGGAGTTCAACACCAGCGAGGCGACGCGTCGCGCCGATTCCGATTTCGGCCTGATCCTGCTCGACCGTGTCGCGCCCGAAGCGCTCGGCGGCGCCGCCAAGCGCTACTTCACTGACGTCTCCTACGTCTACGAGCTGACCGCTCCGATGGAGACCGTCGTCGACATGACCGAGCGCGACCGCACGGAAAAATTCTCGGCGCCGGTCAGGCCCGTGCGCTGA
- the ureG gene encoding urease accessory protein UreG produces the protein MSKSHGPLRVGVGGPVGSGKTALMDLLCKSMRERYDIAAITNDIYTKWDAEYLVRSGSLTPDRIAGVETGGCPHTAIREDASMNLAAVADMRAKFPGLDLVLIESGGDNLAATFSPELADITIYVIDVAAGDKIPSKGGPGITRSDLLVINKIDLAPHVGASLEKMQTDAKRMRGERPFVMTNLKKSEGLDRIIGFIEAKGGLKGAG, from the coding sequence ATGTCGAAGTCTCATGGCCCCCTGCGAGTCGGTGTCGGCGGTCCCGTCGGGTCGGGCAAGACCGCGTTGATGGATTTGCTCTGCAAGTCCATGCGCGAGCGCTATGACATCGCGGCGATCACCAACGACATCTACACCAAGTGGGATGCAGAATACCTCGTGCGCTCGGGCTCGCTGACGCCGGACCGTATCGCCGGCGTCGAGACCGGCGGCTGCCCGCATACCGCGATCCGCGAGGATGCCTCGATGAACCTGGCGGCGGTTGCGGATATGCGCGCAAAATTTCCCGGTCTCGATCTGGTGCTGATCGAGTCCGGCGGCGATAACCTCGCCGCCACTTTTTCCCCGGAGCTTGCCGACATCACCATCTATGTCATCGACGTGGCCGCGGGCGATAAGATACCGTCCAAGGGCGGCCCGGGCATCACGCGCTCGGACCTCCTGGTCATCAACAAGATCGACCTCGCGCCGCATGTCGGCGCCTCGCTGGAGAAGATGCAGACCGACGCCAAGCGGATGCGCGGCGAGCGGCCCTTCGTCATGACCAACCTGAAGAAGAGCGAGGGGCTCGACCGTATCATCGGCTTCATCGAGGCCAAAGGCGGGTTGAAAGGGGCGGGTTGA
- a CDS encoding urease accessory protein UreF codes for MFMTTNEPTGAGRLTEREAAALYRLMTWLSPAFPVGGFSYSSGIEWAVEAGDITDTATLANWLDAMLGDGAGFCDAAFLVQAFRAAEAGDEAHLRDTAELAAAFVPSRERQLETTAQGRAFIDIARAAWNADGLDAMVTACAGPLVYPVAVGVVASAHGVRLEPTLHAFLHALVSNWISAASRLIPLGQTDSQRVLASLEPVVAATAARALDVTLDGLGSATFRADLASLRHETQYTRLFRS; via the coding sequence ATGTTCATGACCACAAATGAGCCGACTGGCGCCGGCCGCCTGACTGAACGCGAGGCCGCGGCGCTTTACCGGCTGATGACGTGGTTGTCACCGGCGTTTCCCGTCGGCGGCTTCTCCTACTCCAGCGGCATTGAGTGGGCGGTGGAGGCGGGCGACATCACCGACACGGCGACGCTTGCGAACTGGCTCGACGCGATGCTCGGCGATGGCGCCGGCTTCTGCGATGCCGCCTTCTTGGTGCAGGCGTTTCGCGCGGCGGAGGCGGGCGATGAAGCCCACCTGCGCGACACCGCGGAGCTTGCGGCCGCCTTCGTGCCCTCGCGCGAGCGGCAGCTCGAGACCACGGCGCAGGGCCGCGCCTTCATCGACATCGCACGCGCGGCCTGGAATGCGGATGGGCTGGACGCGATGGTCACGGCCTGCGCGGGGCCGCTGGTCTATCCCGTCGCGGTAGGCGTGGTCGCTAGCGCCCACGGCGTCCGGCTCGAGCCGACCCTGCATGCCTTTTTGCACGCGCTGGTCTCGAACTGGATTTCGGCGGCGAGCCGGCTGATTCCGCTCGGCCAGACCGACAGCCAGCGCGTGCTCGCTTCGCTGGAGCCCGTTGTGGCCGCGACCGCCGCACGCGCATTGGATGTGACGCTGGACGGTCTCGGCAGCGCCACGTTTCGCGCCGATCTCGCGAGCCTACGGCACGAGACACAATATACGCGGCTGTTCAGGTCGTGA
- a CDS encoding urease accessory protein UreE, whose protein sequence is MIRATQVRGQHRFTEAPADTVVLDFDDRHRRRMAMTGTRGLQFLLDLESAVALRGGDALLLEDGRLVEVVAAPEPLLEIRGRDPLHLVRVAWHLGNRHLPTQIMAKGLRIRRDHVIEAMVKGLGARVIEIEAPFDPEGGAYADAGHAHADDHGHDDQAHDHVHHEHGDHDHHHDDAAHEHGHDHHHHHDEHCDHPDHHRGHGHVHDHK, encoded by the coding sequence ATGATCCGGGCGACACAGGTCAGAGGACAGCACCGCTTCACGGAAGCGCCGGCGGATACGGTGGTGCTCGATTTCGACGACCGGCATCGCCGCCGCATGGCGATGACCGGCACACGCGGCCTTCAATTCCTGCTCGACCTGGAAAGCGCCGTCGCGCTGCGCGGTGGCGATGCGCTGCTGCTGGAGGATGGCCGGCTCGTCGAAGTGGTCGCGGCTCCCGAGCCGCTGCTCGAGATCCGCGGCCGCGATCCGCTCCATCTCGTTCGCGTTGCCTGGCATCTCGGCAACCGACACCTGCCGACGCAGATCATGGCCAAGGGCCTGCGTATCCGCCGGGATCACGTCATCGAAGCGATGGTAAAGGGACTCGGTGCGCGGGTGATCGAGATCGAGGCTCCCTTCGATCCCGAAGGCGGCGCCTATGCCGATGCCGGCCACGCGCATGCTGATGACCATGGGCATGATGACCAGGCGCATGACCATGTGCATCACGAGCATGGGGACCATGACCACCACCATGATGATGCCGCGCATGAGCATGGACACGATCACCATCACCACCACGACGAGCATTGCGACCATCCCGACCATCACCGCGGCCACGGCCATGTTCATGACCACAAATGA
- a CDS encoding putative quinol monooxygenase — MIYVVATLTIKPETRAEFIAAATACIKETRKEPGNIAYDLHESVTDHTKMVFVEQWENMEALGPHRATEHVKTFGRVAVKCFTAPPKIEFITPAKVETR, encoded by the coding sequence GTGATCTACGTCGTTGCCACCTTGACCATCAAGCCCGAAACGCGCGCCGAATTCATCGCAGCCGCCACCGCCTGCATCAAGGAGACGCGGAAGGAGCCCGGTAATATCGCCTATGATCTGCACGAGAGCGTCACCGATCACACCAAGATGGTGTTCGTCGAGCAGTGGGAGAACATGGAGGCGCTGGGACCACACCGTGCCACCGAGCACGTGAAGACGTTTGGCCGCGTCGCGGTGAAGTGCTTCACGGCGCCGCCGAAGATCGAGTTCATCACGCCCGCGAAGGTCGAGACGCGGTAA
- the ureC gene encoding urease subunit alpha, translating to MSIKMKRSVYADMFGPTTGDKLRLADTDLIIEVEKDFTTYGEEVKFGGGKVIRDGMGQSQVTNKQGAADTVITNALIVDHWGIVKADVAIKDGMIAGIGKAGNPDIQPGVTIVIGPGTDVIAGEGKVLTAGGFDSHIHFICPQQIEHALMSGVTSMLGGGTGPSHGTFATTCTPGPWHIARMIQSFDAFPVNLGISGKGNVSRPAALVEMIKAGACALKLHEDWGTTPAAIDNCLSVADAHDIQVMIHTDTLNESGFVEETIKAFKGRTIHAFHTEGAGGGHAPDIIKVAGLKNVLPSSTNPTRPFTRNTIDEHLDMLMVCHHLDPSIAEDLAFAESRIRKETIAAEDILHDLGALSMMSSDSQAMGRLGEVIIRTWQTADKMKKQRGSLPQDKGKDNDNFRVKRYIAKYTINPAIAHGVSKLIGSVEKGKLADLVLWSPAFFGVKPDCIVKGGTIVAAPMGDPNASIPTPQPVHYQPMFGAFGKARTASSVVFTSKAAVTGGLARKLGIDKKLYAVQNTRGRISKKSMIHNDATPDIEVDPETYEVRADGELLTCAPAEVLPMAQRYFMY from the coding sequence ATGTCCATCAAGATGAAGCGTTCCGTCTATGCCGACATGTTCGGCCCGACCACCGGCGACAAGTTGCGGCTGGCCGATACCGATCTCATCATCGAGGTGGAGAAGGATTTCACCACCTATGGCGAGGAGGTGAAGTTCGGCGGCGGCAAGGTGATCCGCGACGGCATGGGGCAGTCGCAGGTCACCAACAAGCAGGGCGCGGCCGACACGGTCATCACCAACGCCCTGATCGTCGACCACTGGGGCATCGTCAAGGCCGACGTCGCGATCAAGGACGGCATGATCGCGGGCATCGGCAAGGCCGGCAATCCCGACATCCAGCCTGGCGTCACCATCGTCATCGGCCCCGGCACCGACGTGATCGCTGGCGAAGGCAAGGTCCTCACCGCCGGCGGCTTCGACAGCCACATCCATTTCATCTGCCCGCAGCAGATCGAGCACGCGCTGATGTCCGGCGTCACCTCGATGCTGGGCGGCGGCACCGGCCCGTCGCACGGCACTTTTGCGACCACTTGTACGCCGGGCCCCTGGCACATCGCTCGGATGATCCAGTCATTCGATGCCTTCCCGGTCAATCTCGGCATTTCCGGCAAGGGCAACGTCTCGCGGCCCGCCGCGCTGGTTGAGATGATCAAGGCCGGCGCCTGTGCGCTGAAGCTGCATGAGGATTGGGGCACGACGCCGGCAGCGATCGACAACTGCCTGTCGGTAGCCGACGCTCATGACATCCAGGTGATGATCCACACCGATACGCTGAACGAATCCGGCTTCGTCGAGGAGACCATCAAGGCTTTCAAGGGCCGCACCATCCACGCCTTCCACACCGAAGGCGCCGGCGGCGGTCACGCGCCCGACATCATCAAGGTCGCGGGCCTGAAGAACGTGCTGCCGTCCTCGACCAACCCGACGCGCCCCTTCACGCGCAACACCATCGACGAGCATCTGGACATGCTGATGGTGTGTCATCATCTCGATCCCTCGATCGCGGAAGATCTCGCGTTCGCCGAGAGCCGCATCCGCAAGGAAACCATCGCGGCCGAAGACATCCTGCACGATCTCGGCGCGCTCTCGATGATGTCCTCGGACTCGCAGGCCATGGGCCGGCTCGGCGAGGTCATCATCCGCACCTGGCAGACCGCCGACAAGATGAAGAAGCAGCGCGGGTCCCTGCCGCAGGACAAGGGCAAGGACAACGACAACTTTCGCGTCAAGCGCTACATCGCGAAATACACGATCAATCCCGCTATCGCGCATGGCGTGTCAAAGCTGATCGGCTCGGTCGAGAAAGGCAAGCTCGCCGATCTCGTACTGTGGTCGCCGGCGTTCTTCGGCGTCAAGCCGGACTGCATCGTCAAGGGCGGCACCATCGTCGCCGCCCCCATGGGCGATCCCAACGCCTCGATCCCGACGCCGCAGCCCGTGCACTATCAGCCGATGTTCGGCGCTTTCGGCAAGGCGCGCACGGCGTCATCCGTCGTCTTCACCTCGAAGGCCGCGGTCACCGGCGGCCTCGCGCGAAAGCTCGGCATCGACAAGAAGCTCTATGCCGTTCAGAACACCCGCGGCAGGATCTCCAAGAAGAGCATGATCCACAACGACGCCACGCCCGATATCGAGGTCGATCCGGAGACCTATGAGGTGCGCGCCGACGGCGAGCTTCTGACCTGCGCGCCGGCCGAGGTGCTGCCGATGGCACAGCGGTATTTCATGTACTGA
- a CDS encoding HD domain-containing protein: MLPPVRLISEAADLAARRHCGMARKGRGNEPYINHLAEVANLLATATDGADAELVAAGWLHDTIEDTGTTREELAEKFSDRVALLVVECTDDMSLPKAERRRRQVIEAPKKSAGVKLIKIADKISNIGARIHADPSAEERADLIEYTDWAEQVVAGCRGGNPYLDAKFDDAVQRARASL, encoded by the coding sequence ATGCTCCCACCTGTCCGCCTCATCTCTGAAGCTGCCGACCTGGCCGCGCGCCGGCATTGCGGGATGGCGCGCAAGGGGCGGGGGAATGAGCCTTACATCAATCATCTCGCCGAGGTCGCGAACCTGCTGGCGACAGCGACTGATGGCGCGGATGCCGAGCTGGTCGCCGCCGGCTGGTTGCACGACACCATCGAAGACACCGGCACCACGCGCGAGGAGCTGGCGGAGAAATTTTCCGACCGCGTTGCCTTGCTTGTCGTCGAATGCACAGACGATATGAGCCTGCCGAAGGCAGAGCGGCGGCGCCGTCAGGTGATCGAGGCGCCGAAGAAATCCGCGGGCGTAAAACTGATCAAGATCGCCGACAAGATCAGCAATATCGGCGCTCGCATTCATGCCGACCCGTCCGCCGAGGAGCGCGCCGACCTGATCGAATACACCGATTGGGCCGAGCAGGTGGTCGCTGGCTGCCGCGGCGGCAATCCCTACCTCGATGCGAAGTTCGACGACGCGGTGCAACGAGCGAGGGCCTCGCTGTGA
- a CDS encoding urease subunit beta: MIPGELFIQDGEIELNAGRKTVTLTVANTGDRPIQVGSHYHFFETNPALEFDRKKARGMRLDIAAGTAVRFEPGQTRDVQLVALAGKKTIYGFRGDVMGKL; the protein is encoded by the coding sequence ATGATTCCCGGTGAACTCTTCATCCAGGACGGCGAAATCGAGCTCAATGCCGGCCGCAAGACGGTGACGCTGACCGTCGCCAACACCGGCGACCGTCCGATCCAGGTCGGCTCGCACTATCATTTCTTCGAAACCAACCCGGCCCTGGAATTCGATCGCAAGAAGGCCCGCGGCATGCGCCTCGACATCGCCGCCGGCACCGCCGTCCGCTTCGAGCCCGGCCAGACCCGCGACGTCCAGCTCGTCGCCCTCGCCGGCAAGAAGACCATCTACGGCTTCCGCGGCGATGTGATGGGGAAGCTGTGA
- a CDS encoding urease subunit gamma translates to MNLSPREKDKLLISMAAIVARRRLDRGVKLNHPEAVAIISDFILEGARDGRTVAELMQAGAQVLTRDQVMPGISEMIHDIQVEATFPDGTKLVTVHEPIR, encoded by the coding sequence ATGAACCTGTCTCCCCGCGAAAAGGACAAGCTTCTGATTTCGATGGCGGCCATCGTGGCACGGCGCAGGCTCGATCGCGGCGTCAAGCTGAACCATCCGGAGGCCGTTGCGATCATCTCCGATTTCATTCTGGAAGGCGCGCGTGACGGCCGCACCGTCGCCGAACTGATGCAGGCCGGCGCGCAAGTATTGACCCGCGATCAGGTGATGCCGGGCATCTCCGAGATGATTCACGATATCCAGGTCGAGGCGACGTTCCCGGACGGCACCAAGCTCGTCACCGTCCACGAGCCGATCAGGTAG
- a CDS encoding urease accessory protein UreD, which yields MRSELSTTSSVFEANRARGAVRFDVHAREGVTRRGALHESGSLRVRFPSPEGEGLSGVFVNTAGGIAGGDRFDIDISAGQGSRLTLTTAAAEKVYRAPGAAAELNIALKVAAGAHLGWLPQETILFDRARVHRRFDIALDEAASLLLCEIVVFGRTAMGERMEQGEFVDRWRLSRGGRLVFAETVRLDGDIGAKLARPAVTKDGAAIGTALIVPGDEALVERIREASESFAGEVGISAWNGFAMARFCAQDAARLRADMMAVLARTGAALPRLWLN from the coding sequence ATGCGCAGCGAACTATCGACCACGTCCAGTGTTTTCGAGGCCAACCGCGCCCGCGGTGCGGTGCGCTTCGACGTCCATGCGCGCGAGGGCGTTACGCGGCGCGGAGCGTTGCATGAGTCCGGCTCCTTGCGCGTGCGCTTTCCCTCGCCGGAAGGCGAGGGCCTCTCGGGCGTGTTCGTCAACACGGCCGGCGGGATTGCCGGCGGAGACCGCTTTGATATCGATATTTCGGCGGGCCAAGGCTCGCGCCTGACGCTGACCACGGCGGCGGCCGAAAAGGTCTATCGTGCGCCCGGCGCGGCGGCAGAGCTCAATATTGCCCTGAAGGTCGCCGCAGGCGCGCATCTCGGCTGGCTGCCGCAGGAGACGATCCTGTTCGATCGCGCGCGCGTCCATCGCCGCTTCGATATCGCGCTCGATGAAGCGGCATCGCTCCTGCTCTGCGAGATCGTGGTGTTCGGCCGCACAGCGATGGGCGAACGGATGGAGCAGGGCGAGTTCGTCGACCGCTGGCGGCTCTCCCGTGGCGGCCGGCTGGTGTTCGCCGAGACGGTGAGGCTCGACGGCGATATCGGCGCCAAGCTGGCGCGCCCCGCCGTCACCAAGGACGGCGCCGCGATCGGTACCGCGTTGATCGTTCCGGGCGATGAGGCCCTGGTCGAGCGTATCCGGGAAGCTTCGGAATCTTTCGCCGGCGAGGTCGGGATATCCGCCTGGAATGGCTTTGCAATGGCGCGGTTCTGTGCCCAAGATGCGGCGCGCCTGCGCGCCGACATGATGGCGGTGCTGGCGCGCACGGGTGCCGCGCTGCCGCGGCTGTGGCTGAATTGA
- the urtE gene encoding urea ABC transporter ATP-binding subunit UrtE gives MLKVDNINLFYGAAQALRGVSISAAPGKVTCVLGRNGVGKTSLLRAMVGQYPISSGAIVFDGSDITMLKPYERARKGIGFVPQGREIFPLLTVEENLKTGFGPLKRDDRHIPDDVFSLFPVLQSMLGRRGGDLSGGQQQQLAIGRALVMRPKLLLLDEPTEGIQPSIIKDIGRAISYLRNLGNIAIVLVEQYLDFACELGDSFAVMDRGAVKYTCDRSNLDASEISRQMAL, from the coding sequence ATGCTGAAGGTCGACAACATCAACCTGTTCTACGGCGCAGCCCAGGCGTTGCGCGGCGTCTCCATCTCGGCCGCGCCTGGCAAGGTCACATGCGTGCTCGGGCGCAACGGCGTCGGCAAGACCTCGCTGCTCCGCGCCATGGTCGGGCAATATCCGATCTCCTCCGGCGCGATCGTGTTCGATGGTAGCGACATCACCATGCTGAAGCCCTACGAGCGGGCGCGCAAGGGCATCGGCTTCGTGCCGCAGGGCCGCGAGATATTTCCGCTGCTGACGGTCGAGGAAAACCTCAAGACCGGTTTCGGGCCGCTCAAGCGTGATGATCGCCACATCCCCGACGACGTGTTCTCGTTGTTTCCCGTGCTGCAATCCATGCTCGGCCGGCGCGGCGGCGACCTCTCCGGCGGCCAACAGCAGCAGCTCGCGATCGGCCGCGCGCTGGTGATGCGGCCGAAATTGCTGTTGCTCGACGAGCCGACCGAGGGCATCCAGCCCTCGATCATCAAGGACATCGGCCGCGCGATCTCTTATTTGCGCAACCTCGGCAACATCGCCATCGTGCTGGTCGAACAATATCTCGACTTTGCCTGCGAACTCGGCGACAGTTTTGCCGTGATGGACCGCGGCGCGGTGAAATACACCTGCGACCGCTCGAACCTCGACGCGAGCGAAATCAGCCGCCAGATGGCGCTGTAG
- the urtD gene encoding urea ABC transporter ATP-binding protein UrtD: MNVMDTRATSAMLYLDGVHVSFDGFHAINNLSLTLEPGEMRAIIGPNGAGKTTMMDIITGKTKPDEGSVLFDGVTDLTRLDETRIAELGIGRKFQKPTVFESQTVEDNLLLALNVDHSVRGTLFWRGSKAESERIDKVLETIRLTDARGRLAGSLSHGQKQWLEIGMLLAQDPKLLLVDEPVAGMTDVETHLTAELLKEINKNHTVMVVEHDMTFVRELGVKVTCLHEGSVLAEGTIDQVSSNERVIEVYLGR, translated from the coding sequence ATGAACGTCATGGATACCCGCGCGACTTCTGCGATGCTCTATCTCGACGGCGTGCACGTTTCGTTCGACGGCTTCCACGCCATCAATAACCTGTCGCTGACGCTTGAGCCCGGCGAAATGCGCGCCATCATCGGCCCGAACGGCGCCGGCAAGACCACGATGATGGACATCATCACCGGCAAGACCAAGCCGGATGAAGGCTCCGTGCTGTTCGACGGCGTCACCGATCTGACGCGTCTCGACGAGACCCGTATCGCCGAGCTCGGCATCGGCCGCAAATTCCAGAAGCCGACCGTGTTCGAGAGCCAGACGGTCGAGGACAATCTTCTGCTCGCGCTCAATGTCGATCACTCGGTTCGTGGCACGTTGTTCTGGCGCGGCAGCAAGGCCGAATCCGAGCGAATCGACAAGGTGCTGGAGACCATCCGCCTCACCGATGCGCGGGGGCGCCTCGCCGGCAGCCTAAGCCATGGCCAGAAGCAGTGGCTCGAGATCGGCATGCTGCTCGCGCAGGACCCAAAACTCCTGCTGGTCGATGAGCCCGTTGCGGGCATGACCGACGTCGAGACGCACCTGACCGCGGAACTGCTCAAGGAGATCAACAAGAACCACACCGTGATGGTGGTCGAGCACGACATGACCTTCGTCCGCGAATTGGGCGTGAAGGTCACCTGCCTGCACGAGGGCTCGGTGCTTGCCGAAGGCACCATCGACCAGGTCTCGTCCAACGAGCGGGTCATCGAAGTGTATCTCGGAAGATAG
- the urtC gene encoding urea ABC transporter permease subunit UrtC, with product MTPHMLTRSLDRGATMFLAIVAACGILIPLSNLLLPAGSFFQVPTYLVALWGKYVCYAILALSIDLIWGYCGILSLGHGAFFALGGYAMGMYLMRQIGTRGVYGNPILPDFMVFLNWQKLPWYWYGFDMFWFAALMVLFVPGLLAFCFGWLAFRSRVTGVYLSIITQAMTYALLLGFFRNDFGFGGNNGLTDFKDILGFNVQAEGTRATLFALSCLALIVGFLICRAIVTSKLGKVLIAIRDAESRTRFLGYRVEFYKLFVFTVSACMAGVAGALYVPQVGIINPSEFAPGNSIEAVIWVAVGGRGTLVGAALGAVVVNYAKTFFTSGVLAPYWLFMLGALFILVTLLLPKGIVGTFNSWWEPWKARNGGANAASAAAEDGVSEPDMAE from the coding sequence ATGACCCCTCACATGCTCACGCGATCGCTGGACCGCGGCGCGACGATGTTTCTTGCCATCGTCGCCGCCTGCGGCATCCTGATTCCGCTCTCCAACCTGCTGTTGCCGGCCGGCTCGTTCTTCCAGGTGCCGACCTATCTGGTCGCGCTCTGGGGCAAGTATGTCTGCTACGCCATCCTGGCGCTGTCGATCGACCTGATCTGGGGCTATTGCGGCATCCTCTCGCTCGGCCACGGCGCGTTCTTCGCGCTCGGCGGCTACGCCATGGGCATGTACCTGATGCGGCAGATCGGCACCCGCGGCGTCTACGGCAATCCGATCCTGCCCGACTTCATGGTGTTCCTGAACTGGCAGAAGCTACCCTGGTACTGGTACGGCTTCGATATGTTCTGGTTCGCAGCGCTGATGGTGCTGTTCGTTCCCGGCCTGCTCGCCTTCTGCTTCGGCTGGCTGGCCTTCCGCTCGCGCGTCACCGGCGTGTACCTGTCGATCATCACACAGGCGATGACTTATGCGCTCCTGCTCGGCTTCTTCCGCAACGATTTCGGTTTCGGCGGCAACAACGGCCTGACCGACTTCAAGGATATCCTCGGCTTCAACGTGCAGGCGGAGGGCACGCGCGCCACGCTGTTCGCGCTGAGCTGCCTGGCGCTGATCGTCGGTTTCCTGATCTGCCGGGCCATCGTCACCTCAAAGCTCGGCAAGGTGCTGATCGCGATCCGTGACGCGGAATCCCGCACGCGCTTTCTCGGCTACCGCGTCGAGTTCTACAAGCTGTTCGTGTTCACGGTGTCGGCCTGCATGGCCGGTGTCGCCGGCGCTCTCTACGTGCCGCAGGTCGGCATCATCAACCCATCCGAATTCGCGCCGGGCAACTCGATCGAGGCGGTAATCTGGGTCGCGGTCGGCGGCCGCGGCACCCTTGTCGGCGCGGCGCTCGGCGCCGTCGTCGTCAACTATGCCAAGACGTTCTTCACCTCCGGCGTGCTCGCGCCGTACTGGCTGTTCATGCTGGGTGCGTTGTTCATCCTCGTGACGCTGCTGTTGCCGAAGGGCATCGTCGGCACATTCAACTCCTGGTGGGAGCCCTGGAAGGCGAGGAACGGCGGGGCAAACGCGGCAAGCGCCGCGGCTGAAGATGGCGTCAGCGAACCTGACATGGCGGAGTAG